From a region of the Poecile atricapillus isolate bPoeAtr1 chromosome 4, bPoeAtr1.hap1, whole genome shotgun sequence genome:
- the BMPR1B gene encoding bone morphogenetic protein receptor type-1B isoform X1, whose translation MPPRPHASFLDNMPLRSSGKLSMETRKDGESTAPAPPQKKLSCQCHHHCPEDSVNNTCSTDGYCFTIIEEDESGGHLVTKGCLGLEGSDFQCRDTPIPHQRRSIECCTGQDYCNRHLHPTLPPLKNRDFAEGNIHHKALLISVTVCSILLVLFIILCYLRYKRQETRPHYSIGLEQDETYIPPGESLKDLIEQSQSSGSGSGLPLLVQRTIAKQIQMVKQIGKGRYGEVWMGKWRGEKVAVKVFFTTEEASWFRETEIYQTVLMRHENILGFIAADIKGTGSWTQLYLITDYHENGSLYDYLKSTTLDTKAMLKLAYSSVSGLCHLHTEIFSTQGKPAIAHRDLKSKNILVKKNGTCCIADLGLAVKFISDTNEVDIPPNTRVGTKRYMPPEVLDESLNRSHFQSYIMADMYSFGLILWEIARRCVSGGIVEEYQLPYHDLVPSDPSYEDMREIVCIKRLRPSFPNRWSSDECLRQMGKLMMECWAHSPASRLTALRVKKTLAKMSESQDIKL comes from the exons CCAGTTTTCTAGACAACATGCCCCTGCGAAGTTCTGGCAAGCTGAGCATGGAGACCAGAAAAGATGGTGAGAGTacagcccctgctcctccccagaAGAAGCTGTCCTGCCAATGCCACCACCACTGCCCTGAGGACTCTGTCAACAACACCTGCAG CACCGATGGCTACTGCTTCACCATAATAGAAGAAGATGAGTCTGGTGGACATTTAGTCACCAAGGGATGCCTTGGATTAGAGGGCTCAGACTTCCAGTGTCGG GACACTCCTATTCCACACCAAAGAAGATCTATTGAATGTTGCACAGGCCAAGATTACTGTAATAGACACCTTCACCCTACGTTGCCACCGCTGAAGAATCGAG ACTTTGCTGAAGGAAACATTCACCACAAGGCCCTGCTGATTTCTGTGACTGTTTGCAGCATCCTGCTGGTGCTTTTCATCATACTCTGCTACCTCAG ATACAAACGCCAAGAGACGAGGCCCCACTACAGCATCGGTCTGGAGCAGGATGAGACCTACATTCCCCCTGGAGAGTCCCTGAAGGATTTGATCGAGCAgtcccagagctcagggagcGGTTCCGGGCTCCCTCTCCTG GTTCAAAGGACCATCGCAAAGCAGATTCAAATGGTGAAGCAGATTGGAAAAGGTCGCTATGGAGAAGTCTGGATGGGAAAGTGGCGTGGCGAAAAGGTAGCAGTGAAAGTGTTTTTTACTACAGAGGAGGCCAGCTGgttcagagaaacagaaatctaCCAGACTGTCCTGATGAGACATGAAAATATTCTTG ggTTCATTGCTGCAGATATTAAAGGTACAGGCTCTTGGACCCAGCTGTATCTTATCACTGACTACCATGAGAACGGCTCACTCTATGATTATCTGAAATCTACTACCTTGGACACAAAAGCCATGCTCAAGCTGGCTTACTCCTCTGTCAGTGGCTTGTGCCACCTGCACACTGAGATCTTCAGTACTCAGGGCAAGCCTGCTATTGCCCATCGTGACCTAAAGAGTAAGAATATCCTGGTGAAAAAGAATGGCACCTGCTGTATAGCAGATTTGGGCTTGGCTGTAAAATTTATCAG tgaTACAAATGAGGTAGACATCCCTCCAAATACCCGTGTAGGAACAAAACGTTATATGCCTCCTGAGGTGCTGGATGAAAGCTTGAATAGAAGTCACTTTCAGTCCTACATCATGGCTGATATGTACAGTTTTGGACTCATCCTTTGGGAGATAGCAAGGAGATGTGTTTCAGGAG GAATAGTGGAGGAATACCAGCTTCCATACCATGACCTGGTGCCCAGCGACCCCTCCTACGAGGACATGCGGGAGATCGTGTGCATCAAGAGACTACGCCCCTCGTTTCCCAACAGATGGAGCAGTGATGAG TGCCTACGGCAGATGGGGAAGCTGATGATGGAGTGCTGGGCTCACAGCCCTGCCTCCCGGCTCACAGCCCTGCGCGTCAAGAAAACACTTGCCAAAATGTCAGAGTCCCAGGACATTAAACTCTGA
- the BMPR1B gene encoding bone morphogenetic protein receptor type-1B isoform X2: MPLRSSGKLSMETRKDGESTAPAPPQKKLSCQCHHHCPEDSVNNTCSTDGYCFTIIEEDESGGHLVTKGCLGLEGSDFQCRDTPIPHQRRSIECCTGQDYCNRHLHPTLPPLKNRDFAEGNIHHKALLISVTVCSILLVLFIILCYLRYKRQETRPHYSIGLEQDETYIPPGESLKDLIEQSQSSGSGSGLPLLVQRTIAKQIQMVKQIGKGRYGEVWMGKWRGEKVAVKVFFTTEEASWFRETEIYQTVLMRHENILGFIAADIKGTGSWTQLYLITDYHENGSLYDYLKSTTLDTKAMLKLAYSSVSGLCHLHTEIFSTQGKPAIAHRDLKSKNILVKKNGTCCIADLGLAVKFISDTNEVDIPPNTRVGTKRYMPPEVLDESLNRSHFQSYIMADMYSFGLILWEIARRCVSGGIVEEYQLPYHDLVPSDPSYEDMREIVCIKRLRPSFPNRWSSDECLRQMGKLMMECWAHSPASRLTALRVKKTLAKMSESQDIKL, from the exons ATGCCCCTGCGAAGTTCTGGCAAGCTGAGCATGGAGACCAGAAAAGATGGTGAGAGTacagcccctgctcctccccagaAGAAGCTGTCCTGCCAATGCCACCACCACTGCCCTGAGGACTCTGTCAACAACACCTGCAG CACCGATGGCTACTGCTTCACCATAATAGAAGAAGATGAGTCTGGTGGACATTTAGTCACCAAGGGATGCCTTGGATTAGAGGGCTCAGACTTCCAGTGTCGG GACACTCCTATTCCACACCAAAGAAGATCTATTGAATGTTGCACAGGCCAAGATTACTGTAATAGACACCTTCACCCTACGTTGCCACCGCTGAAGAATCGAG ACTTTGCTGAAGGAAACATTCACCACAAGGCCCTGCTGATTTCTGTGACTGTTTGCAGCATCCTGCTGGTGCTTTTCATCATACTCTGCTACCTCAG ATACAAACGCCAAGAGACGAGGCCCCACTACAGCATCGGTCTGGAGCAGGATGAGACCTACATTCCCCCTGGAGAGTCCCTGAAGGATTTGATCGAGCAgtcccagagctcagggagcGGTTCCGGGCTCCCTCTCCTG GTTCAAAGGACCATCGCAAAGCAGATTCAAATGGTGAAGCAGATTGGAAAAGGTCGCTATGGAGAAGTCTGGATGGGAAAGTGGCGTGGCGAAAAGGTAGCAGTGAAAGTGTTTTTTACTACAGAGGAGGCCAGCTGgttcagagaaacagaaatctaCCAGACTGTCCTGATGAGACATGAAAATATTCTTG ggTTCATTGCTGCAGATATTAAAGGTACAGGCTCTTGGACCCAGCTGTATCTTATCACTGACTACCATGAGAACGGCTCACTCTATGATTATCTGAAATCTACTACCTTGGACACAAAAGCCATGCTCAAGCTGGCTTACTCCTCTGTCAGTGGCTTGTGCCACCTGCACACTGAGATCTTCAGTACTCAGGGCAAGCCTGCTATTGCCCATCGTGACCTAAAGAGTAAGAATATCCTGGTGAAAAAGAATGGCACCTGCTGTATAGCAGATTTGGGCTTGGCTGTAAAATTTATCAG tgaTACAAATGAGGTAGACATCCCTCCAAATACCCGTGTAGGAACAAAACGTTATATGCCTCCTGAGGTGCTGGATGAAAGCTTGAATAGAAGTCACTTTCAGTCCTACATCATGGCTGATATGTACAGTTTTGGACTCATCCTTTGGGAGATAGCAAGGAGATGTGTTTCAGGAG GAATAGTGGAGGAATACCAGCTTCCATACCATGACCTGGTGCCCAGCGACCCCTCCTACGAGGACATGCGGGAGATCGTGTGCATCAAGAGACTACGCCCCTCGTTTCCCAACAGATGGAGCAGTGATGAG TGCCTACGGCAGATGGGGAAGCTGATGATGGAGTGCTGGGCTCACAGCCCTGCCTCCCGGCTCACAGCCCTGCGCGTCAAGAAAACACTTGCCAAAATGTCAGAGTCCCAGGACATTAAACTCTGA